Proteins encoded within one genomic window of Bremerella alba:
- a CDS encoding RNA polymerase sigma factor, whose amino-acid sequence MKDLPQHELPAVDVAQLVAQHQLSVWRYLRSWGCSSQEAEDLTQETFLKVLEKPFEQLTDAATRGYLRTVARNLLIDRRRKEGRQTNIQSVENMEQFWVATDDRKPDELLGLLNECLDGLTERARLALQMRFQDHKSRTEIADSLQIGEHGAKNLMQRAKQQLRECIEFKLNNES is encoded by the coding sequence ATGAAAGACCTTCCGCAACACGAATTGCCTGCGGTTGATGTCGCGCAACTTGTTGCTCAGCATCAACTTAGCGTATGGCGTTATTTGCGATCTTGGGGTTGTTCGTCCCAGGAGGCGGAAGATCTGACGCAGGAAACTTTTTTAAAAGTCCTTGAGAAGCCGTTCGAGCAGCTAACGGATGCCGCCACCAGGGGGTATTTGAGGACGGTAGCTCGCAATTTGTTGATTGATCGCCGACGCAAAGAGGGGCGGCAAACCAACATCCAATCGGTCGAGAACATGGAACAGTTTTGGGTGGCGACCGACGATCGCAAGCCTGACGAACTGTTGGGCTTATTGAACGAGTGCCTGGACGGCCTTACTGAGCGTGCCCGTTTGGCATTGCAAATGCGATTTCAAGATCACAAGTCGCGAACAGAAATTGCCGACTCACTTCAGATTGGCGAGCACGGAGCGAAAAACCTGATGCAGCGGGCGAAGCAGCAACTTCGCGAGTGCATCGAGTTCAAATTGAATAACGAATCATGA
- a CDS encoding trypsin-like peptidase domain-containing protein translates to MKAVTSLLLLFALTAPLAAADAVLYCFTADWCVYCHQMQPVIGRMQQAGFPVQVINRDQQPQMAQQMGVRGLPYFVLVSNDQIVDSVEGATSFDRLAKMFHAAKPPMNAAQTAPQLTAATGLARGQSPQPSMGMPNQSSVQPAVYGQPIAQTPSHAGGDIHAQAMQASVKLKISDPDGHSYGSGTVVHIQGNEALVLTCAHLFRDSQGQGPLEVITFQQSESGTTVPGKVLVFDLERDVALVAIRTQSPIKPMSVAPPTHQLQVGQKAFSVGCDNGGPRNLYQTRINSVNRYVGHDNVQAAGAPTVGRSGGGLFNPQGQLVGICNAADDEDNEGIYAAIPTIYTVMKQANLSHLFENNQNAGPVQLASASQTSVTGPARSIPEAPQSNFPSNPAARSVPDISAAAASPQGGVESMQGLSEVEQEMLRYLRGQKDGAEVTVVLRSKDNPTAQPAVFTLPGSPSPEFMRQASQNSGRPGPIMRGQSR, encoded by the coding sequence ATGAAGGCGGTTACCTCGCTCTTGTTACTGTTCGCGCTTACGGCGCCGTTGGCTGCTGCCGACGCGGTGCTTTACTGCTTCACGGCTGATTGGTGTGTGTATTGCCATCAGATGCAGCCGGTGATCGGCCGGATGCAACAGGCCGGCTTTCCTGTTCAAGTCATCAATCGTGATCAACAGCCGCAAATGGCCCAGCAGATGGGTGTCCGCGGCCTGCCATATTTCGTTCTCGTCTCGAACGACCAAATCGTCGATTCCGTCGAAGGTGCAACGTCGTTCGACCGCCTGGCAAAGATGTTCCACGCGGCCAAGCCGCCGATGAATGCGGCCCAAACCGCACCTCAATTAACCGCTGCCACGGGACTAGCCCGGGGCCAGTCGCCGCAGCCTTCGATGGGAATGCCTAATCAATCCAGCGTGCAGCCAGCGGTGTACGGACAGCCCATCGCCCAGACGCCTTCGCATGCTGGCGGCGACATACACGCCCAAGCGATGCAGGCCAGCGTCAAGCTGAAGATCAGCGATCCCGATGGCCACTCGTACGGTAGCGGTACCGTCGTTCATATCCAAGGCAACGAGGCATTGGTGCTGACCTGTGCTCACCTATTCCGAGATTCACAAGGGCAAGGACCTCTGGAAGTCATTACCTTCCAGCAATCCGAATCGGGCACAACCGTTCCTGGCAAGGTCCTAGTCTTTGATCTCGAACGGGACGTGGCCCTGGTCGCCATTCGCACGCAATCGCCGATTAAGCCGATGTCGGTCGCCCCACCCACACACCAGTTACAAGTAGGCCAAAAGGCGTTTAGCGTCGGCTGCGATAACGGGGGACCGCGTAATCTTTATCAAACACGGATCAACAGCGTAAATCGCTACGTTGGTCACGACAACGTACAGGCCGCCGGAGCCCCAACGGTAGGTCGCAGCGGTGGTGGGCTATTCAATCCCCAAGGCCAACTCGTTGGTATCTGCAACGCAGCTGACGACGAGGACAACGAAGGGATTTACGCAGCCATTCCAACCATTTATACCGTCATGAAACAGGCGAACCTCTCGCATCTGTTCGAGAACAACCAGAATGCAGGCCCAGTCCAACTGGCCTCGGCATCGCAGACGTCGGTAACCGGTCCAGCGCGATCTATTCCGGAAGCTCCGCAAAGCAATTTCCCTTCGAATCCCGCCGCTCGATCGGTGCCTGACATCTCTGCCGCAGCCGCTTCACCTCAAGGTGGCGTCGAGTCGATGCAAGGCCTGAGCGAAGTTGAACAAGAGATGTTGCGCTATCTGCGTGGACAGAAGGATGGAGCTGAGGTTACCGTCGTCCTTCGCTCGAAAGACAATCCAACCGCCCAGCCGGCGGTATTCACCTTGCCTGGCAGTCCTTCGCCGGAATTTATGCGTCAAGCATCTCAAAACTCTGGGCGTCCTGGGCCCATTATGCGTGGACAAAGCCGCTAA